Part of the Rhizoctonia solani chromosome 2, complete sequence genome is shown below.
GATGGTGGCAACAGATGAATAATATGCTGCTAAATTAGTTTCGTAAGCTTAAGCGCCGGGCGAATAGCAAGACCCTATAGAGATGCGGTGTCTGGGGTACTTTGCGACCGTGATTGGGCTCGCTCTGCCCACCATCTCTTCACCATGGCCTCACACTTGTATGAGACACTGAACTTAGGCATGAATGCCACGCCGGATGAGAGTATGTACATTCAATGATCATACTTATGTGCTGCTGACAATGTGCAGTCCGGAAGGCATACAAGAAATTAGCGCTAAAGACACATCCAGACAGAGCACCGCCAGAGCGGAAGTTGGAGGCTGAAGAGGAGTTCAGAAAGGTCAACGCAGCCTACGAGGTTCTTATTGATGAAGAAAAGCGCAGAATTTACGACCGAAATGGTTAGTTTTCCATCCCATAGCCCACGTACCACACGCTGACGTACATGTGTTAATGTCTGATTGTCACAGGAGTATATCCTCCACCAGAGCCTGCGACAGAGAACGCATATTCGAACCCTTACTCCCCGCCCCCACTCGATCCCAGCCTCCACCAACTTTCTCGCGCCCCAGTTTCGAACGGCATTCACGCAGGCATGCCCCAGACCGGATCCCTTCGCGCAAATGTTTAATGAACCACCGTTTCCGGCCACAGCTCCCCCAGGGTCAGGCCCATTTGG
Proteins encoded:
- a CDS encoding DnaJ domain protein, with amino-acid sequence MASHLYETLNLGMNATPDEIRKAYKKLALKTHPDRAPPERKLEAEEEFRKVNAAYEVLIDEEKRRIYDRNGVYPPPEPATENAYSNPYSPPPLDPSLHQLSRAPVSNGIHAGMPQTGSLRANV